One Acidobacteriota bacterium genomic window carries:
- the urtB gene encoding urea ABC transporter permease subunit UrtB yields MLATGHPRVRDVLTALLEDRLFERERDARIFVVESNDERLTAFQLLDPASLDPVEAVAADLLRRIITNNRLRRFLRGTIARFSLSSADPGVRLEAARELLRDLDEETIDLLRRRAQVETNPDVAYELETALALEALDHGYPAVRVAAVETLSGRLNPVVHNRLSALVTTTGDGGHVEPDAEVRAAATDALWRIDSRRNMYSVLETAAFGLSLGSVLVLVAIGLAITFGVMGVINMAHGELMMLGAYTTYVVQLWMPDLIGVSLLVAVPAAFLVAGTVGVLIERSVIRFLYGRPLETLLATFGVSLVLQQLVRSLFSANNRAVVTPAWMSGALQFNEAFSLTYNRMYIVLFALLVFALVLAVLRRTRLGLDIRAVSQNRAMARAMGVRTEWVDVMTFGLGAGIAGVAGVALTQLTNVGPNLGQSYIVDSFMVVVFGGVGNIWGTLIGGMSLGIANKLLEPFAGAVLGKILVLIALILFIQHRPRGLFPQTGRAAEGT; encoded by the coding sequence ATGCTCGCGACCGGTCACCCTCGCGTGCGGGACGTGCTGACCGCGCTGCTCGAGGACCGCCTGTTCGAGCGCGAACGCGACGCGCGGATCTTCGTCGTCGAGTCGAACGACGAGCGCTTGACCGCCTTCCAACTGCTCGACCCCGCCTCCCTGGACCCCGTGGAGGCGGTCGCGGCCGACCTGCTGAGGCGCATCATCACCAACAACCGGCTCCGCCGGTTCCTGCGGGGCACGATCGCGCGGTTCAGCCTGTCGAGCGCCGACCCCGGCGTGCGCCTCGAAGCCGCGCGGGAGCTGCTGCGCGATCTCGACGAAGAGACCATCGATCTCCTGCGCCGGCGGGCGCAGGTGGAGACCAATCCCGACGTCGCGTACGAGCTCGAGACGGCGCTGGCTCTCGAAGCGCTCGATCACGGCTACCCCGCGGTACGCGTCGCAGCCGTCGAGACGCTCTCGGGCCGGCTCAACCCGGTGGTGCACAACCGCCTGTCGGCGCTGGTGACGACCACCGGGGACGGCGGCCACGTCGAGCCCGACGCGGAAGTGCGTGCCGCGGCAACCGACGCCCTGTGGCGAATCGACTCGAGGCGCAACATGTACTCGGTGCTCGAGACGGCGGCCTTCGGTCTGAGTCTGGGGTCGGTGCTGGTGCTCGTCGCCATCGGGCTGGCGATCACCTTCGGCGTGATGGGCGTCATCAACATGGCCCACGGCGAGTTGATGATGCTCGGCGCCTACACGACCTACGTCGTGCAGCTCTGGATGCCGGACCTCATCGGCGTTTCGCTGCTCGTGGCGGTGCCGGCCGCCTTCCTCGTCGCGGGGACCGTCGGCGTGCTCATAGAGCGCAGCGTCATCCGGTTCCTGTACGGAAGGCCGCTCGAGACCCTGCTCGCCACGTTCGGCGTGAGCCTCGTGCTGCAACAGCTTGTGCGGTCCCTGTTCTCCGCGAACAACCGTGCGGTCGTCACGCCGGCCTGGATGAGCGGGGCGCTGCAGTTCAACGAGGCGTTCTCGCTCACCTACAACCGGATGTACATCGTCCTGTTCGCCCTGCTCGTGTTCGCGCTGGTGCTGGCGGTGCTGCGGCGCACGCGCCTGGGTCTCGACATCCGCGCCGTCTCGCAGAACCGCGCGATGGCGCGGGCCATGGGCGTGCGGACGGAATGGGTCGACGTCATGACGTTCGGACTCGGCGCCGGCATCGCCGGGGTAGCCGGCGTGGCCCTGACCCAGTTGACCAACGTCGGCCCCAACCTCGGCCAGTCCTACATCGTCGACTCGTTCATGGTCGTGGTGTTCGGAGGCGTCGGCAACATCTGGGGCACGCTCATCGGCGGCATGTCGCTGGGCATCGCGAACAAGCTGCTCGAGCCCTTCGCCGGGGCCGTGCTCGGCAAGATCCTGGTCCTGATCGCGTTGATCCTCTTCATCCAGCACCGGCCCCGCGGCCTGTTCCCGCAGACGGGTCGCGCCGCGGAGGGCACGTGA
- the urtA gene encoding urea ABC transporter substrate-binding protein, which yields MKRIHACLVFLAAALVACGGTGDAPESSADGLTGEPIKVGVLHSLSGTMAISETTLKDTVLMMVDEQNAKGGLLGRPVEAVVVDPASDWPLFAERARELLESEEVDVVFGCWTSVSRKSVLPVFEENNGLLFYPVQYEGEESSKNVIYTGAAPNQQAIPAIDYLMNEVGIERWVLEGTDYVYPRTTNRILEAYLKQKGVAEEDISINYTPFGHSDWQTRVSAIRRFGSAGKPTAVVSTINGDANVPFYLELANQEVSADEIPVVAFSVGEEELSGLDTTPLVGHLAAWNYFQSVDSPANAEFIAKWKTFVGNAERTTNDPMEAHYVGFNLWAKAVEKAGTTEVDAVLAALPGTTTPNLTGGIAEVLPNHHITKPVYIGEVQANGQFDVVWQTDGTVPGDAWSDYLPGSEDTEADWVTLNCGNYNTETQMCSGQNYE from the coding sequence ATGAAACGCATCCATGCATGTCTCGTCTTTCTCGCCGCCGCCCTGGTCGCCTGCGGCGGGACCGGCGACGCGCCGGAGTCTTCCGCCGACGGCTTGACCGGCGAACCCATCAAGGTCGGCGTTCTGCATTCGCTATCGGGCACGATGGCCATCAGCGAAACCACCTTGAAAGACACCGTCCTGATGATGGTGGACGAGCAGAACGCCAAGGGCGGCCTGCTCGGCAGGCCCGTCGAGGCGGTGGTGGTCGATCCGGCGTCCGACTGGCCGCTGTTCGCCGAGCGCGCACGCGAGCTGCTCGAGTCCGAGGAGGTCGACGTGGTGTTCGGTTGCTGGACATCGGTCTCCCGCAAATCGGTGCTCCCGGTGTTCGAGGAGAACAACGGGCTCCTCTTCTATCCCGTGCAGTACGAGGGCGAGGAGTCGTCGAAGAACGTCATCTATACCGGCGCCGCCCCGAACCAGCAGGCGATTCCCGCCATCGACTACCTGATGAACGAGGTCGGCATCGAGCGCTGGGTGCTCGAGGGCACCGACTACGTCTATCCCCGCACGACCAACCGCATCCTCGAGGCGTATCTGAAGCAGAAGGGGGTCGCGGAAGAGGACATCTCGATCAACTACACCCCGTTCGGGCATTCGGACTGGCAGACGCGCGTTTCCGCCATCCGCCGCTTCGGCTCGGCCGGCAAGCCCACGGCCGTGGTCTCAACCATCAACGGCGACGCCAACGTGCCCTTCTACCTGGAACTCGCCAACCAGGAGGTCTCGGCGGACGAGATCCCGGTCGTCGCGTTCTCGGTGGGCGAGGAAGAGCTGTCCGGTCTCGACACCACGCCGCTGGTCGGCCACCTCGCCGCCTGGAACTACTTCCAGAGCGTGGACTCGCCGGCCAACGCGGAGTTCATCGCGAAGTGGAAGACGTTCGTCGGCAACGCCGAGCGCACTACCAACGACCCGATGGAAGCGCACTATGTCGGCTTCAACCTCTGGGCCAAGGCGGTCGAGAAGGCCGGAACCACCGAAGTCGACGCGGTGCTGGCCGCGTTGCCGGGAACGACGACTCCGAACCTGACCGGCGGCATCGCGGAAGTGCTGCCGAACCACCACATCACCAAGCCGGTGTACATCGGCGAGGTGCAGGCGAACGGGCAGTTCGACGTGGTCTGGCAGACCGACGGCACCGTGCCGGGGGACGCCTGGTCGGACTATCTGCCGGGCAGTGAAGACACGGAAGCGGACTGGGTGACGCTGAATTGCGGCAACTACAACACCGAGACGCAGATGTGCTCCGGACAGAACTACGAGTAG